In Rhodospirillaceae bacterium, the genomic stretch TTTGTTGCCACCATTTGAGTTCAGTCTGTGTGGCTGATGGAACATAGTGAGGGCATGATGGTGCATAGAATTGCGATAGTGGATGATGACAAAAATCTATTGGAGTCTCTAGAATATATGTTGAAATCTGAAGGCTTTTTTGTGGATATTTTTAGTAACGCTGAGCAAGCTTTTCATGGAATTAGACGGAATTCCATAGATCTTGTCATCTTAGATCTATGTATGCCTGATATTTCAGGGTTTAAGCTGTTCCAAAAATTAAAGGAAGCGATACCATCTCTTTCTGTCATTTTCTTGACCGCCAGGCACGAAGATTTTCTTGAGGCATCGGGCTTAGACCTCGGGGCTGATGATTTTATTCGTAAGCCTTGCAAAAATGAGGTTCTTCTTGCCCGTGTTAATGCCAGAATAAAGAAGCCGATTTTGGAATCATCGAACGGCATCAAAGGTTTTACCGAGGGGCAGTTGGAGGTAGATATTGATCGCAGGCAATGTTTTTGGAAGGGGGATGTTGTTCCGCGTCTTACAAAAAGTGAATTTAAGATAGTTTGGTTTTTGGCGCGGCGGGCTGGCATAGTTCGTACCCGTGATCAAATTATTAGCCATATCTATGGTGAGGGATATGCTATCCAAGATCAGGCCATCGATACTCATAAGAAAAGAATTGTGAAAAAATTTAAGCTAATAGATGAAGACTTTGATCAGATTCAGGCGGAATATGGGGACGGATATAGATGGAAAGAATCTGTTGGGCCTACGGATATCGAATTTAGAGGACGAGAAATATCGATTAGTGCCTGAACACTTTCTAGACACTTACTAGCGATGTTCTTTAATTTCTAAATTAAGCAATGACTGAAGAGTTTAAGCTCTCCAGGGTTCGTAGATAATTTGTCTGTCTTCACAGCCCTTAAAAATCCACCTTGTTGCCGGATTTCTGACATTTTTGGATGGAAGTTTGTTGCCGTGCCTTGTTCTGCAGTATTTCCAGTTTAACGAGCCAATGCTGCGGATTACAAACCTCCCCGGCGGAGGGGCGGGAGAAAAGGGGTATGCTGGAAATTGGACTTGTGCCCTGCCGTCCCTCCAAAGAGAGAGATAGATTGGAACGTGAATGAAGAACTTATCAGGTAGCTTAAAAGACTTTATCTCAGAGCCAAAATTAACTCAGTCTGCCGTGCGCTCGTCGTCGGGTAGCAATCGAAATGCTTCATACCCACCGACGGACTTGCGTCAGAAAAAAGCCTTAGAGAATTTACGAGACACTGGCCCTGTACAGCAAAGAGAGGGTGCTGAGGGCCCTGTTTCGGAATTGGCAGGCGAACTTATAGTAGGACATGGGGTTGTCTTAAAGGGGGCCATAAAAGCGTGCCGGGCTATTGAAATTAAAGGGGAGGTCGAGGCTGAGATTGAATGTGACCGATTGGTTATAGAGCCAAGTGGGCAGTTGAAGGGATCGTTTGTTTGTGAGGTTGCGGACATTGGTGGCGAGTTCTCAGGTACGGCTACTGTAAAGGACAAGATTTTGGTTCGGTCGACTGGCTGCTTATCAGGAGAATTGTCCTATGGAAGTATCCGGGTTGAGTTAGGGGGAAAGATAAGGGGAAAATGTCTAGATTCAAACGCCTCCAAGATGACTGTACCAATGGAGAGTGAAAGGGATTTAGGAGACCTTTGCAATAAACAACCTGAGCCACGAGAAACGTCTGTTCTCTCATCCCAAGGATCTAATTCTGGAATTGTCGAGAGTCCAATGCAAATATCAGGAGAGTAATGACCATGCTAGAAATATTATTAGCATACACTTACGCTATCATTATCGGTTCCATAGTAGAGTTAGGCAGCGCTACGTCAGGAGAGCCAGACCATACTTTGCCAGCGGTGTCTGAGTCTGTTCCGGTGGATGGTTCGCATTCCAAAGTTGGAAGTAGAAGTGCTGCAGATATGGAGGGGGGAGATGCGGAGCTGGATGGTCCCTCCCACGTGGATACAAACAACAATTTGTCTAACCAAACTATCAAAGAAGAAGTTTCATCTTTGGCGACAAGGCCTGGCCCAATTAACGATGTTTTCCAGGAGAAAGGTGCTACTCAGGATGAGTCTGATTTTGAGCGTTGGGCTAAGTAAAACAATCATTTGCTAGCCTTCCATCGTAACTCTTAGTAGGACTAACTATCAACTAACAGTTGATTGCACTATGCTGTAGTTTTCTGGTTTATAAAGGCGGCTGACTAGCCCTCGGAAAAATGGGATCCTTTGAGTGTTGGTAAGGTCATAAAACTATGAGATTGGCGGTACTTGCGGTTCTTTTTGGTGCTTTAATTTTATCTGGAGTTGGTGCTTCCAATGCCCAAACACTGACTGACGCCGATGTGCGTCAGTACGTAGCCGATCCTATCTATAATAATCTCTGGTTCGGTCTCTATTCAACTGATGATGAGAAGTATGGTTGGTGGAATGGGAATGAATACCGCAAAGGAGATTATTGGGTTTTTGAAGAAGCAAGTGAGATATGGTTTTTAGATCAAATTGAAGATGGTGGTAGGCGTTACGAGGAAAGAATTATTATAAGACAGAGTACTAAGGAGTACTTTGATATTAGGAATAGCTTTGTCCTTAGCAGAATAGAATCGGTGACCCAATTTGGTGATGAAATACGGAAGACCTCGGCCATTGTGGACAGTGGGAATATTTTTGTGGAAGTCGACCATGGTGAGGAGAGCTTCAATTTTGATGTTGAAGGATTTTCCCTCTCCTTGCACGATATATATGCACCGGTACTGTTATTGAGGAAGTATTCAGACTGGAAGGTCGGCGATGAGATAGAGTATCAATACTACGATCCTGACACTTTTAAGGTTTCAGTTGAGACAGATATCATAACTGAGATTGGAACGAGTTTTCGAGAAGGACTGCCACTAGATTTTTATCGAGTTAAGACGAAGCAGAGTGCAACAAGAAGCTCGTTTGAGGCCTTTCTTACAACGAGGGGATTGCCTTTGAGATACGTTGAGGCAACCGGATATGCGGTTTTGGAGGAAGAAACAATTGCAAGGGAAGGGTTGTCTTTCGGAGGGGCTAGTTTCCAGGATTCTATTGTCCAGATAGACAGGTCTTTGCCTTCTGCCGGGTCGTTGGATTGGATAAAAATTCGAATTGTTGGTAATTACAAAGGAGGTATTTATTCCGGATATCAGCAGCAGATTATCTATGAGGGAGATCAGACGTATCTTTTGTTAGGGAAAGATGTAGGGAGTCCAGAAATTGCAAATGCTGTGGAGCGGGTGCAAAATCTTTCTGAGACTGCTAACTATCCAATAGAAAGTAATGTAATTCAAAAAATGGTAGCCGACGCATTGGGCGGAGCAAGCAGTGAATGGGAGAAAATAGAGAAATTGGTGAGTTATGTAGATCGGTTTATTGTAGATGACTTATCAGCGAATTCTCTAAATGTTTTTGAGATTATTCAAAAGCGTCGAGGTGATTGTTCAGAGCACGCTTTGCTTTTTAACACAATGGCCAGAGCCGCCAGGATACCCGCACGTGAGGTAAGAGGTTTAGTGCATTTTTCGGATAAGGAATTTGGATTGCATGCGTGGAATGAAGTGTTAGTAAATGAAGTTTGGCATGCGGTTGATGCGACTTGGAATAAAACAGAAATTCCCATTACCCATATCAAATTTTCGGCCAACCGAAATGTTCTGAAGGAGATTAGTTTTAATCTGATTGAGATGCAATGAGGGTTGGGCTTTTCCCATTGCAAAAAGCGACTGGATGAAAGTTTATATGAAATGGAGGCGTTTAGGGTAAATGCCATATGTTTTCTATGATACGGAGACCACGGGTGTCTCAACAGCCTTCGCCCAAATTTTGCAGTTTGCCGCCATTAAAACTGATGATCACTTGAATGAAGTTGACCGTTTTCAGATACGCTGCAGGTTGCTTCCCCACATAGTTCCGTCCCCGGCAGCGCTGCTCGTGACCGGGATTACTCCAGACATTCTATTGGATGAGAGCCTGCCCAGCCATTACGAGGCAATTCAGGAGGTTCGACAAAAGCTTATGGAGTGGAGTCCAGCCATTTTTGTTGGATATAATTCCATTGGGTTTGATGAGGAACTGCTGCGGCAAGCATTTTTCCAG encodes the following:
- a CDS encoding DNA-binding response regulator, whose translation is MEHSEGMMVHRIAIVDDDKNLLESLEYMLKSEGFFVDIFSNAEQAFHGIRRNSIDLVILDLCMPDISGFKLFQKLKEAIPSLSVIFLTARHEDFLEASGLDLGADDFIRKPCKNEVLLARVNARIKKPILESSNGIKGFTEGQLEVDIDRRQCFWKGDVVPRLTKSEFKIVWFLARRAGIVRTRDQIISHIYGEGYAIQDQAIDTHKKRIVKKFKLIDEDFDQIQAEYGDGYRWKESVGPTDIEFRGREISISA